Proteins from a single region of Desulfolutivibrio sulfoxidireducens:
- a CDS encoding DUF6765 family protein, which yields MDIEFHYHMTYLIAAKAGYAPNDAAVIAYACQFTDDNIHSYVIDEDNPATRYENYYSQTYDITKPKAELFRVYCVFHFLPGDPMSKSTDRVDGLMHWLNTTPASANAVGMLTQALDSGDLYRLGIACHTYADTFAHQNFIGFNSVFNSLKNLFSSITPNIGHAEAVHKPDRAGKVWEDTRLLSPQVVNKARFLDAARSLFLHLAGRKSPQAVAGEIEAAADELVNDLDEAIGGPDPNNDQADSRIARYQALATKQPYGTTLLPDYDPKAWFTQAVDVDIRGLPDWMSWFPDILPDTLSWISPGTSQQSHWYRFQEAVKDHQKDTLALLKQNTLKRLSLPGW from the coding sequence ATGGACATCGAATTCCACTACCACATGACCTACCTCATCGCGGCCAAGGCCGGATACGCCCCCAATGATGCGGCCGTCATCGCCTACGCCTGTCAATTCACCGACGACAACATTCATTCCTACGTCATCGACGAGGACAACCCCGCGACCCGCTACGAAAACTACTATTCCCAGACCTACGACATCACTAAGCCCAAGGCGGAACTCTTCCGGGTGTACTGCGTCTTCCATTTCCTTCCCGGAGACCCGATGAGCAAGAGCACTGACCGAGTGGACGGACTCATGCACTGGCTCAACACCACCCCGGCCAGCGCCAACGCCGTCGGAATGCTCACCCAGGCCCTGGACAGCGGCGACCTCTACCGGCTGGGGATTGCCTGCCATACCTACGCCGACACCTTCGCCCATCAGAACTTCATCGGCTTCAACAGCGTCTTCAATTCCCTCAAAAACCTCTTCAGTTCCATCACCCCGAACATCGGCCACGCCGAGGCCGTGCACAAACCAGACCGGGCGGGAAAGGTCTGGGAGGACACCCGACTGCTCTCTCCCCAGGTGGTGAACAAGGCTCGGTTCCTGGACGCGGCCCGAAGCCTGTTCCTTCATCTGGCCGGCCGCAAATCGCCGCAGGCTGTAGCCGGGGAGATCGAGGCCGCCGCCGATGAGCTTGTGAATGATCTGGACGAGGCCATCGGCGGCCCCGACCCAAACAACGACCAGGCGGATTCCCGTATCGCCCGTTACCAGGCATTGGCCACCAAACAACCATACGGCACCACGCTCCTCCCCGATTATGACCCGAAAGCATGGTTCACGCAGGCCGTGGACGTGGACATCAGGGGCCTTCCCGACTGGATGAGCTGGTTTCCGGACATCCTGCCGGACACGCTCTCGTGGATATCGCCCGGCACCTCCCAGCAAAGCCACTGGTACCGCTTCCAGGAGGCGGTCAAGGACCACCAGAAGGACACTCTGGCCCTGCTGAAACAAAACACCCTCAAGCGCCTGTCCCTGCCGGGCTGGTAG
- the hflX gene encoding GTPase HflX codes for MEQARELAALSAGIGRQIGLLIDRKGRPTMVIVGEPKGIYIPELARSRMGVGRLRGLRLLHTHLSEDPLSEEDLTDMLFLRLDSVAALTVDAAAAPRTLFAAHLLPPTASERPYRILPPVPWDRVDTDFTAQAVALEDELAREGENLAAPGSREAREMAVLVSVSDAPREDMEASLDELAALADTAGLSVADRVVQRVARVNPKFILGKGKLAELEIIALRSGAGTLLFDNELAPGQIRNLAEVTELKILDRTQLILDIFAQNARTRSGKLQVEMAQLKYLQPRLVKQDRAMSRLMGGIGGRGPGETKLEIDRRRIRERIARIKKELAGLRTRRASARAGRAGAGLPVVSLVGYTNAGKSTLLNTLTGSSVTAENRLFATLDPTTRRLRFPQEREVILTDTVGFIRQLPKELMEAFRATLEELESADLLVQVADASHREVLHQIRAVEDILRDLGLETIPRILVMNKWDVITPEAGRELLSRFPEAVPVSALSSQGLEPLVTEILKRAPFGGGVKSRDIEGDGLTCEGPEIPQ; via the coding sequence ATCGAACAGGCCCGGGAACTGGCCGCCCTAAGCGCCGGCATCGGCCGCCAGATCGGGCTTCTGATCGACCGCAAGGGCCGGCCGACCATGGTCATCGTGGGCGAGCCAAAGGGCATCTACATCCCCGAACTGGCCCGCTCCCGCATGGGCGTCGGCCGTCTGCGCGGCCTTCGCCTCCTGCATACCCATCTCTCCGAGGACCCCCTGTCCGAGGAGGACCTCACGGACATGCTGTTTCTGCGCCTGGACAGCGTGGCCGCCCTGACCGTGGACGCCGCGGCCGCCCCACGCACCCTTTTCGCCGCGCACCTGCTGCCCCCGACGGCCTCCGAGCGCCCCTACCGCATCCTGCCCCCCGTGCCCTGGGACCGGGTGGACACGGATTTCACGGCCCAGGCCGTGGCCCTTGAGGACGAGCTGGCCCGGGAGGGGGAAAACCTGGCCGCCCCGGGCAGTCGCGAGGCCCGGGAGATGGCCGTTCTAGTCAGCGTCTCGGACGCCCCCCGCGAGGACATGGAGGCCTCCCTGGACGAACTGGCCGCCCTGGCCGACACCGCCGGGCTTTCCGTGGCCGACCGGGTGGTGCAGCGGGTGGCCAGGGTCAATCCCAAGTTCATCCTGGGCAAGGGCAAACTCGCGGAACTGGAGATCATCGCCCTGCGCTCCGGGGCCGGGACCCTGCTCTTCGACAACGAACTCGCCCCGGGCCAGATCCGAAACCTGGCCGAGGTCACGGAATTAAAAATCCTGGACCGCACCCAGCTCATCCTGGACATCTTCGCCCAGAACGCCCGCACCCGATCCGGCAAGCTCCAGGTGGAAATGGCCCAGCTCAAATACCTTCAGCCCAGGCTGGTCAAACAGGACCGGGCCATGTCCCGGCTCATGGGCGGCATCGGCGGCCGGGGACCTGGCGAGACCAAACTCGAGATCGATCGCCGCCGCATCCGGGAACGCATCGCCCGCATCAAAAAGGAACTGGCCGGGCTGCGCACCCGCCGAGCCTCGGCCCGGGCCGGCCGGGCCGGGGCCGGACTGCCCGTGGTGTCGCTGGTGGGCTACACCAACGCCGGAAAATCCACCCTGCTCAACACCCTGACCGGCTCCAGCGTCACCGCCGAAAACCGCCTCTTCGCCACCCTCGACCCCACCACCCGTCGCCTGCGCTTCCCCCAGGAACGCGAGGTCATCCTCACGGACACCGTGGGATTTATCCGCCAACTGCCCAAGGAACTCATGGAAGCCTTCCGGGCCACCCTGGAGGAACTGGAGTCCGCCGACCTCCTGGTCCAGGTGGCCGACGCCTCCCACCGCGAGGTCCTGCACCAGATCCGGGCCGTGGAGGACATCCTGCGCGACCTGGGCCTGGAAACCATCCCCCGTATCCTGGTGATGAACAAATGGGACGTGATCACGCCCGAGGCCGGTCGCGAACTGCTGTCGCGATTCCCCGAGGCCGTGCCGGTCTCGGCCCTGTCCAGCCAGGGCCTGGAACCCCTGGTCACCGAGATCCTCAAGCGCGCCCCCTTCGGCGGCGGGGTGAAGTCCCGCGACATCGAAGGCGACGGCCTGACCTGCGAAGGGCCTGAAATACCTCAGTAG
- a CDS encoding IMP cyclohydrolase: protein MELLPVRRALVSVTDKTGLVSFAEFLQRGGVEIVSTGGTRKMLQDAGLAVTSVSRVTGFPEILDGRVKTLHPNIHAGILADKDNPEHRRTLAKHHLAAFDLVCVNLYDFAAALKAGLSLKDMVERIDIGGPCLLRASAKNFQSILVVPGPGQYPRVQRELLDKDFHAGLPLRRELAAATFKLTAEYDALIAAYLAG from the coding sequence ATGGAGCTTTTGCCCGTACGGCGCGCCCTGGTAAGCGTCACCGACAAGACCGGACTAGTCTCCTTCGCGGAATTTTTGCAGCGCGGCGGGGTGGAGATCGTCTCCACCGGCGGCACCCGCAAAATGCTCCAGGACGCCGGGCTGGCCGTGACCTCGGTCAGCCGGGTGACCGGCTTCCCGGAGATTCTCGATGGCCGCGTCAAGACCCTGCATCCCAATATCCACGCCGGCATCCTGGCCGACAAGGACAATCCCGAGCACCGGCGCACCCTGGCCAAACACCATCTGGCCGCCTTCGACCTGGTGTGCGTCAACCTCTACGACTTCGCCGCCGCCCTGAAGGCCGGCCTGTCCCTCAAGGACATGGTGGAGCGCATCGACATCGGCGGTCCCTGCCTGCTGCGGGCCTCGGCCAAGAATTTCCAAAGCATCCTGGTGGTCCCGGGACCCGGCCAGTATCCCCGCGTGCAACGCGAGCTTCTGGACAAGGACTTCCACGCCGGACTGCCGCTGCGTCGGGAACTGGCCGCCGCCACCTTCAAACTGACCGCCGAATACGACGCCCTGATCGCCGCCTACCTGGCCGGGTAG
- a CDS encoding tetratricopeptide repeat protein encodes MSGQLDYEINKELGECYLFMGDLDKSEEYYRKAMNGNGVHAEPHLGLATIAVQRGELDMAMGHYREAADLEGSDRSYAGMALIEMERGEIDAAFAHFGMALAKNPENVVALFGMVRLSYTENRIEDVLPYLKDYLAVDPMKNEVRFTLAGCLMSLGRHDEAREHLETILEQEPGNRNALELSEQLRRNAA; translated from the coding sequence ATGAGCGGTCAGCTTGATTATGAAATCAACAAGGAACTTGGCGAGTGCTACTTGTTCATGGGCGACCTGGACAAGTCCGAGGAGTATTACCGCAAGGCCATGAACGGCAACGGCGTGCATGCCGAGCCGCATCTGGGCCTGGCCACCATCGCCGTGCAGCGCGGCGAACTGGATATGGCCATGGGGCACTACCGGGAGGCGGCCGACCTGGAGGGCAGCGACCGGTCCTATGCGGGAATGGCCCTTATCGAGATGGAGCGGGGCGAGATCGATGCCGCCTTTGCCCACTTCGGCATGGCCCTGGCCAAGAATCCGGAAAATGTAGTGGCTCTTTTCGGGATGGTGCGGCTGTCCTATACCGAGAACCGGATCGAGGACGTGTTGCCCTATCTCAAGGATTACCTGGCTGTGGACCCGATGAAAAACGAGGTGCGTTTCACCTTGGCCGGCTGCCTGATGAGCCTTGGCCGTCATGACGAGGCCAGGGAGCATCTGGAGACCATCCTGGAGCAGGAACCCGGCAACAGGAACGCCTTGGAGTTGTCGGAACAGTTGCGCCGCAACGCCGCGTAG
- the flgB gene encoding flagellar basal body rod protein FlgB: MKTMFPDNVALVGKVLDLHLERQNVVMSNLANMDIPAYKARRLDFESELQKAVGNDAQGKLTRTASDHMPSAFDAANFEGELSEKWKPRVVAGLDAVNMEKEMAVMAKNSLMYNALSDIARRSFEGIQKVIAEGGK; this comes from the coding sequence ATGAAGACCATGTTTCCAGACAATGTGGCCCTGGTGGGCAAGGTTTTGGACCTGCACCTGGAACGTCAAAATGTCGTCATGTCCAACCTGGCCAACATGGATATCCCGGCCTACAAGGCCAGACGCCTGGATTTCGAGTCCGAACTGCAAAAGGCCGTGGGCAACGACGCCCAGGGCAAGCTCACCCGCACCGCCTCGGACCACATGCCATCGGCCTTCGACGCCGCGAATTTCGAGGGCGAGCTGTCCGAGAAGTGGAAGCCCCGGGTGGTGGCCGGGCTCGACGCGGTGAACATGGAGAAGGAAATGGCCGTGATGGCCAAGAACAGCCTGATGTACAACGCCCTGTCGGACATCGCCCGACGCAGTTTCGAGGGCATTCAGAAGGTCATCGCCGAGGGAGGCAAGTAA
- the flgC gene encoding flagellar basal body rod protein FlgC, with the protein MDFMTALDIGSSALSAQRTNLNVISMNLANIKSTRTANGDGPYQRKSVLLESTPVDSPFSKAMQGALDRDLSGVKVTGVVNDNRPPRMVYEPGHPDADENGYVAYPDINVVEEMANMITTMRTYEANAASISTTKTMFTKALEIGK; encoded by the coding sequence ATGGACTTCATGACCGCCCTGGACATCGGTTCGTCGGCCCTGAGCGCCCAGCGCACCAACTTGAACGTCATTTCCATGAACCTGGCCAACATCAAATCCACCCGGACCGCGAACGGGGACGGCCCCTATCAGAGAAAAAGCGTGCTCCTGGAGTCCACCCCGGTGGACTCCCCCTTCTCCAAGGCCATGCAGGGGGCGCTTGACCGGGACCTGTCCGGGGTCAAGGTCACCGGCGTGGTCAACGACAACCGCCCGCCCCGGATGGTTTACGAGCCCGGGCATCCCGACGCCGATGAAAACGGCTATGTGGCCTATCCGGACATCAACGTGGTGGAGGAGATGGCCAACATGATCACCACCATGCGCACGTACGAGGCCAACGCGGCCTCGATTTCGACCACCAAGACCATGTTCACCAAGGCCCTGGAAATCGGAAAGTAA
- the fliE gene encoding flagellar hook-basal body complex protein FliE: MAISPVALSAYQNAMASAGRIDSRVSESLAKPGKSGESFLDTLSGSIEKVNALENQKADMVQSFATGETQNVHELMIHLQKAGLAMSLTTAVRGKVMESYRDLVKMQF, translated from the coding sequence ATGGCCATTTCCCCCGTCGCCCTGTCCGCCTATCAAAACGCCATGGCCTCGGCCGGGCGCATCGACTCCCGGGTCTCCGAGAGCCTGGCCAAGCCCGGCAAGTCCGGCGAGTCCTTCCTGGACACCCTGTCCGGGTCGATCGAGAAGGTCAACGCCCTGGAAAATCAGAAGGCGGACATGGTCCAGTCCTTTGCCACGGGCGAGACCCAAAACGTCCATGAGCTCATGATCCACCTGCAAAAGGCCGGACTGGCCATGAGCCTGACCACGGCCGTGCGCGGCAAGGTCATGGAGAGCTACCGCGACCTGGTCAAGATGCAGTTCTAA